From one Geoalkalibacter halelectricus genomic stretch:
- a CDS encoding homoserine dehydrogenase codes for MKEIKAGLIGLGTIGTGVVKVFQKNAELMEKRLGARLRLVKIADLDITTDRGITLDPALLTTDAYEVIRDPNIKVVIELIGGYEPARTFVLEAIAQGKHVITANKALLALHGDEILSAAEKQGVCVMFEAAVAGGIPVISAIKESLCANRFRSVQGILNGTCNYILSRMSREGLEFEAVLKDAQAQGYAEADPTFDIEGVDTAHKLAILISLCFGTRVDFNSIYTEGISNISALDLQFAKQFGYEIKLLAIGKLGYGKVEARVHPTMIPISHPLADVGGVFNAVRLQGDFVGPVMLHGQGAGMDATASAVMGDAMTVARDLLRKGPLRTPSMGCALAVRSDFPVRSMEELVGHYYLRFGVLDRPGVLAQIAGILGNHDISIASMMQPERQVGGAVPIVIMTHDAGEANIRAALEEIDQLDLVREKSHLIRIENDLA; via the coding sequence ATGAAGGAAATCAAGGCAGGACTCATCGGCCTCGGGACCATCGGGACCGGAGTAGTGAAAGTCTTCCAGAAAAACGCCGAACTCATGGAAAAGCGTCTTGGGGCCCGTTTGCGGCTGGTCAAGATCGCCGATCTCGACATTACCACGGATCGCGGCATCACCCTTGACCCGGCCTTGCTCACCACCGATGCTTACGAGGTGATTCGCGATCCCAATATCAAGGTGGTCATCGAATTGATCGGCGGCTACGAACCCGCGCGCACCTTTGTGCTCGAGGCCATTGCCCAGGGCAAGCATGTGATCACCGCCAACAAGGCACTGCTGGCGCTGCATGGCGACGAAATCCTCTCCGCTGCGGAAAAGCAGGGCGTCTGCGTCATGTTCGAAGCGGCCGTGGCGGGGGGCATCCCGGTTATCTCCGCCATCAAGGAGAGCCTGTGCGCCAACCGTTTTCGCAGTGTCCAAGGCATACTCAACGGCACCTGTAATTACATTCTCAGCCGTATGAGCCGTGAAGGGCTTGAATTTGAGGCGGTTCTTAAGGATGCTCAAGCTCAGGGCTACGCCGAAGCCGATCCGACCTTCGATATCGAGGGCGTCGATACCGCCCATAAACTCGCGATCCTAATCTCCCTGTGCTTCGGCACGCGGGTCGACTTCAACAGTATCTATACGGAAGGTATTTCCAATATCTCCGCCCTGGATCTGCAATTTGCCAAGCAATTCGGGTACGAAATCAAGCTGCTGGCCATCGGCAAGCTGGGTTACGGCAAAGTCGAGGCGCGGGTTCATCCCACCATGATTCCCATCAGCCATCCCCTGGCCGATGTCGGCGGAGTTTTCAACGCAGTGCGCCTGCAGGGTGATTTTGTCGGTCCGGTCATGCTGCATGGCCAGGGAGCCGGCATGGACGCCACCGCCAGCGCGGTCATGGGCGATGCCATGACGGTGGCGCGCGACCTTTTGCGCAAGGGTCCCCTGCGTACCCCCTCCATGGGCTGCGCCCTGGCCGTGCGCAGCGATTTTCCCGTGCGCTCCATGGAAGAGCTGGTCGGCCATTACTATCTGCGCTTCGGCGTACTCGATCGCCCCGGTGTTCTGGCTCAGATCGCAGGAATTCTCGGCAATCACGACATCAGCATCGCTTCCATGATGCAACCCGAGCGGCAAGTCGGCGGCGCGGTTCCCATCGTCATCATGACCCATGATGCGGGTGAGGCAAACATTCGCGCCGCCCTGGAGGAAATCGACCAGTTGGATCTGGTGCGGGAAAAAAGCCACCTTATCCGCATTGAAAATGACCTGGCCTGA
- the thrS gene encoding threonine--tRNA ligase: MSRVQIKLPDGSQRDFPAGTTALDVARAIGERLARKAVAARVDGELVDIQTPLSKDCGLEIVTLESPEGLEVYRHSTAHLMAHAVKSLFGHEVQVTIGPAIENGFYYDFFSETHKFTPEEFQRIEDKMAELAAADLPISREEMTRDSAIRLFRDMGEAYKVELIQDLPNETVSLYRQGDFVDLCRGPHLPSTGFIKAFKLTSVAGAYWRGDEHKAMLQRIYATSFPDRKELKAYLLRLEEARKRDHRKLGRELDLFSFSEDAGAGLVIWHPKGALLRTVLEDFERREHLKRGYDIVMGPQLLRTDLWKTSGHYENYRENMYFTDVEEQSYGIKPMNCLAHMLIYKSQIRSYRDLPLRFFELGTVHRHEKSGVLHGLTRVRGFTQDDAHILCTPDQLDGEIKGVLQFVRDVMGIFGFEYELEISTRPEKSIGSDQDWERATNALMASLKDTGLPFEINEGDGAFYGPKIDVKLKDALDRRWQCATIQCDFTLPERFDLTFVGRDGEKHRPVMVHRVILGSIERFIGILIEHYAGNFPLWISPVQAVVLNVTDNQATYAEQVFTELRAAGVRVQKDLRNEKLGFKIREAQMEKIPYMLVIGDKEMEQGKVAPRHRSGKMLDPMTPAEFITFMQDECKQYH; encoded by the coding sequence ATGAGCAGGGTGCAGATCAAATTACCGGACGGATCCCAGAGAGATTTTCCGGCCGGCACCACCGCTCTGGACGTCGCTCGCGCCATTGGTGAGCGTCTTGCGCGCAAGGCGGTCGCGGCTCGGGTCGACGGTGAGTTGGTCGATATCCAAACGCCTTTGTCCAAGGACTGCGGCCTCGAAATAGTCACGCTCGAGAGCCCCGAGGGATTGGAAGTTTACCGCCATTCCACCGCTCACCTCATGGCCCATGCCGTTAAGTCCTTGTTCGGGCACGAGGTTCAGGTCACCATCGGTCCCGCCATCGAAAACGGTTTTTATTACGACTTTTTCAGCGAGACCCATAAGTTCACCCCGGAGGAGTTCCAGCGCATCGAAGACAAAATGGCGGAACTCGCGGCTGCCGATCTTCCCATCAGCCGCGAGGAAATGACCCGCGATAGCGCCATACGACTTTTTCGCGACATGGGTGAGGCTTACAAGGTCGAGTTGATCCAAGACCTGCCCAATGAGACCGTATCCCTTTATCGTCAAGGGGACTTCGTCGATCTGTGTCGTGGCCCGCATCTGCCTTCCACGGGTTTCATCAAGGCCTTCAAGCTCACCAGCGTGGCCGGCGCCTATTGGCGTGGTGACGAACACAAGGCCATGCTGCAGCGCATTTATGCAACCAGCTTTCCCGACCGCAAGGAGCTCAAGGCCTACCTGCTCCGTCTGGAAGAGGCGCGCAAGCGCGACCATCGCAAGCTCGGCCGCGAACTCGATCTTTTCTCCTTCAGCGAAGATGCCGGCGCCGGCCTGGTGATCTGGCACCCCAAGGGCGCGCTGTTGCGCACCGTGCTGGAGGATTTCGAACGCCGCGAGCACCTCAAGCGCGGCTACGACATCGTCATGGGTCCGCAGTTGCTGCGCACGGATTTGTGGAAGACTTCCGGGCATTACGAAAATTATCGCGAAAATATGTACTTCACCGATGTGGAGGAGCAGAGCTACGGCATCAAGCCCATGAACTGTCTCGCCCACATGCTGATTTATAAATCCCAGATTCGTTCTTACCGGGACCTGCCTCTGCGCTTCTTTGAGCTGGGCACGGTGCATCGCCATGAAAAATCAGGCGTTCTACACGGCCTGACGCGCGTGCGTGGCTTCACTCAGGACGATGCCCACATTCTGTGCACCCCTGATCAGCTCGACGGCGAGATCAAGGGGGTTTTGCAGTTCGTGCGCGATGTGATGGGTATTTTCGGCTTCGAGTACGAACTCGAAATCTCCACCCGTCCGGAAAAATCCATCGGTTCCGACCAGGATTGGGAGCGCGCCACCAATGCCTTGATGGCTTCGCTCAAGGACACCGGATTGCCCTTTGAAATCAATGAGGGAGACGGTGCTTTCTACGGCCCGAAGATCGACGTCAAGCTCAAGGATGCCCTTGACAGACGGTGGCAGTGTGCTACAATCCAGTGCGATTTTACCCTGCCTGAACGATTCGATCTGACCTTTGTGGGACGCGACGGCGAAAAGCATCGACCTGTCATGGTGCATCGCGTCATTCTCGGTTCCATTGAGCGGTTTATCGGTATCCTGATTGAGCACTATGCCGGCAATTTTCCATTATGGATTTCACCGGTTCAGGCTGTTGTGCTCAACGTGACGGATAATCAGGCCACCTACGCCGAGCAGGTGTTCACCGAACTACGTGCCGCTGGGGTCAGGGTGCAAAAAGATCTGCGCAACGAGAAGCTCGGCTTTAAGATTCGCGAGGCGCAGATGGAAAAAATTCCATACATGCTGGTGATCGGTGACAAGGAGATGGAGCAGGGCAAGGTCGCTCCGCGGCACAGATCCGGGAAAATGCTGGATCCGATGACGCCCGCCGAATTTATCACGTTTATGCAGGATGAATGTAAACAATATCACTAG
- the infC gene encoding translation initiation factor IF-3, translating to MAKPETNINRAIRAREVRVIDDESQQLGIMSLNDALAAAQERGLDLVEVSPNATPPVCRIMDFGKFKYQQSKKAAEAKKKMARVELKEVKMRPKTEEHDFQVKVRNARRFLDEGNKVKFTIMFRGREVTHPERGRILLERAAQEIADLGQVEGRPNLQGRFMSMIVAPVKKS from the coding sequence ATAGCTAAGCCAGAAACCAATATCAATCGCGCCATCCGAGCTAGAGAGGTTCGGGTTATTGACGATGAATCCCAACAGCTCGGGATCATGAGCCTGAATGATGCGCTGGCTGCCGCGCAGGAGCGGGGGCTTGATCTCGTTGAAGTTTCGCCCAATGCGACACCGCCTGTCTGCCGGATCATGGACTTCGGCAAGTTTAAGTACCAGCAGAGCAAAAAGGCGGCTGAGGCGAAAAAGAAAATGGCCCGCGTCGAGTTGAAGGAAGTCAAAATGCGTCCCAAGACCGAGGAGCATGACTTCCAGGTCAAGGTGCGCAACGCGCGACGTTTTCTCGACGAAGGCAATAAGGTGAAGTTCACCATCATGTTTCGCGGTCGCGAGGTCACCCATCCCGAGCGCGGGCGGATCCTTCTTGAGCGTGCCGCCCAGGAAATCGCCGACCTCGGCCAGGTTGAGGGGCGGCCCAATTTGCAAGGGCGTTTCATGTCGATGATTGTCGCGCCTGTGAAAAAATCTTAA
- the rpmI gene encoding 50S ribosomal protein L35, translated as MPKIKTNRGAAKRFSKTGTGKIRRAKAFRRHILTKKSTKRKRNLRGGAIIDSRDHANVARLIPYL; from the coding sequence ATGCCTAAAATTAAAACCAACCGCGGCGCCGCCAAGCGTTTCAGCAAAACCGGCACCGGCAAGATTCGCCGCGCCAAGGCCTTTCGCCGTCACATCCTGACCAAAAAAAGCACCAAGCGTAAGCGCAATCTGCGTGGCGGCGCGATCATCGATAGCCGTGACCACGCCAACGTCGCACGGCTCATCCCTTATCTTTGA
- the rplT gene encoding 50S ribosomal protein L20: protein MPRVKRGFKARRRRNKVLKLAKGYRGARGKLFRSATEAVDRALNYAFRDRRVRKRDFRALWIARINAASRDNGLSYSRLVHGLKKAEIGLDRKILAQLAVEDPKGFTHVVEQAKAQLQ, encoded by the coding sequence ATGCCGAGAGTCAAACGTGGATTCAAAGCGAGACGCAGAAGAAACAAGGTTCTTAAACTTGCCAAAGGTTACAGGGGCGCGCGTGGCAAGCTGTTTCGCAGTGCCACCGAAGCTGTCGACCGCGCACTGAATTATGCCTTTCGGGATCGGCGCGTGCGTAAGCGCGATTTTCGCGCTCTGTGGATTGCGCGCATCAATGCCGCGTCGCGGGACAACGGCCTGTCCTACAGCCGTCTGGTGCATGGGCTGAAGAAAGCGGAAATTGGGTTGGATCGCAAAATCCTGGCCCAACTCGCCGTTGAAGACCCCAAGGGCTTCACCCATGTCGTCGAGCAAGCCAAAGCCCAATTGCAGTAA